The region CAGGGGTCGTGGGAAGCAACACGTGATCACGGAACCCCCACCGAATCCCACGTGGTCAGCCTGCGCGGGTTCCGTGATCACGTGCTGCTTCCCACGACCCCTGGCCGCTGGTTCGTGGCCACCTACTATCGCTACTCGCCTCCCCTGGCCGACTGGATTCGCGA is a window of Pseudomonadota bacterium DNA encoding:
- a CDS encoding cold shock domain-containing protein; its protein translation is MVSLRGFRDHVLLPTTPGRWFVATYYRYSPPLADWIR